A single region of the Pseudomonas granadensis genome encodes:
- the hemH gene encoding ferrochelatase, which yields MTDHALLLVNLGSPASTSVADVRRYLNQFLMDPYVIDLPWPVRRLLVSLILIKRPEQSAHAYASIWWEEGSPLVVLSQRLQQQMTQTWKHGPVDLAMRYGEPSIETCLLRLVKAGHKKITLAPLYPQFADSTTTTVIEEARRVLREHKLDVQLSILQPFYDQPEYIDALVASARPHLQQDFDHLLLSFHGLPERHLTKLDPSGNHCLKGADCCQTASPTVLATCYRAQCFRTAAEFAKSMGLADGKWSVSFQSRLGRAKWIEPYTEARLDELAKSGVKKILVMCPAFVADCIETLEEIGDRGKEQFREAGGEELVLVPCLNDDPQWAKALATLCERAPLAL from the coding sequence ATGACCGATCACGCCTTGCTTCTGGTCAACCTGGGTTCCCCGGCCTCGACCTCGGTGGCCGATGTGCGCCGCTACCTCAATCAATTTCTGATGGACCCGTACGTCATCGACCTGCCCTGGCCGGTGCGGCGTCTGCTGGTGTCGCTGATCCTGATCAAACGCCCGGAGCAATCGGCGCATGCCTATGCCTCAATCTGGTGGGAGGAAGGGTCGCCGCTGGTGGTGCTCAGCCAGCGTCTGCAACAGCAGATGACCCAGACCTGGAAGCATGGCCCGGTCGACCTGGCGATGCGTTATGGCGAGCCGTCGATCGAAACCTGCCTGCTGCGCCTGGTGAAGGCCGGGCACAAGAAGATCACCCTGGCGCCGCTGTATCCGCAGTTCGCCGACAGCACCACCACCACGGTGATCGAAGAAGCCCGACGCGTTTTGCGCGAGCACAAGCTCGATGTGCAGCTGTCGATCCTGCAGCCGTTTTACGACCAGCCGGAATACATCGATGCGCTGGTAGCCAGCGCTCGCCCGCATTTGCAGCAGGATTTCGATCACTTGCTGCTGAGCTTCCACGGCTTGCCGGAGCGGCATCTGACCAAGCTCGATCCGAGTGGCAATCACTGCTTGAAAGGCGCCGATTGCTGCCAGACCGCGTCGCCGACGGTGCTGGCGACCTGTTATCGCGCGCAGTGCTTCCGTACCGCCGCCGAGTTCGCCAAAAGCATGGGGCTGGCGGACGGCAAGTGGTCGGTGTCGTTTCAGTCGCGATTGGGGCGGGCAAAGTGGATCGAGCCGTACACCGAAGCGCGGCTGGACGAGTTGGCAAAAAGCGGCGTGAAAAAGATTCTGGTGATGTGCCCGGCATTCGTTGCCGACTGCATCGAGACGCTGGAAGAAATCGGCGATCGCGGCAAGGAGCAGTTCCGCGAAGCGGGGGGCGAGGAGCTGGTGCTGGTGCCCTGCCTGAACGACGACCCGCAATGGGCCAAGGCCTTGGCAACGCTTTGCGAACGCGCGCCGCTGGCCCTCTAA
- a CDS encoding TIGR01777 family oxidoreductase, whose translation MHILLTGGTGLIGRQLCRHWLEQGHRLTVWSRNPETVAKICGASVRGIARLEDLGEEPLDAIVNLAGAPIADRPWTHRRKALLWSSRIKLTETLLTWLETRTQKPALLISGSAIGWYGDGGERELTEESPPVIDDFASQLCIAWEETALRAENLGMRVVLVRTGLVLSAEGGFLSRLLLPFKLCLGGPLGNGRQWMPWIHINDQIALIDFLLHREQASGPYNACAPKPVRNREFAQTLGSVLHRPAFMPMPTLALKVGLGEMSLLLLGGQKAMPVRLLEAGFTFQFTDLRAALDDLSSRL comes from the coding sequence ATGCACATATTGCTGACCGGCGGTACTGGTTTGATCGGACGTCAGCTCTGCCGTCATTGGCTGGAGCAGGGCCATCGCCTGACGGTGTGGAGTCGCAATCCCGAAACGGTGGCGAAGATCTGTGGCGCGTCGGTGCGTGGCATCGCCCGTCTGGAAGACCTCGGCGAGGAGCCGCTCGACGCGATCGTCAATCTGGCTGGCGCGCCGATTGCCGATCGGCCCTGGACGCACCGGCGCAAGGCGTTGCTGTGGAGCAGTCGGATCAAGCTCACCGAGACCCTGTTGACCTGGCTCGAAACGCGCACGCAAAAACCGGCCTTGCTGATTTCCGGCTCGGCCATCGGCTGGTACGGCGACGGTGGCGAGCGCGAGTTGACTGAAGAGTCGCCGCCGGTGATCGACGATTTTGCCAGTCAGTTGTGCATCGCCTGGGAAGAGACGGCCTTGCGTGCGGAGAACCTGGGTATGCGCGTCGTGCTGGTGCGAACCGGTCTGGTGCTGTCGGCCGAGGGCGGCTTTTTGTCGCGCCTGCTGTTGCCGTTCAAGCTGTGTCTGGGCGGGCCGTTGGGCAACGGGCGGCAGTGGATGCCGTGGATTCATATCAACGACCAAATCGCCCTGATTGATTTTCTTCTGCACCGCGAGCAGGCCAGTGGTCCTTATAATGCCTGCGCGCCGAAACCGGTGCGCAATCGCGAATTTGCGCAGACGCTGGGCAGCGTGTTGCACCGCCCGGCGTTCATGCCGATGCCGACGCTGGCGCTGAAAGTCGGCCTCGGTGAGATGTCATTGTTGTTGCTCGGCGGCCAAAAGGCCATGCCGGTACGCTTGCTGGAAGCGGGTTTCACTTTCCAGTTCACGGATTTACGCGCGGCTCTGGACGATCTCTCCAGCCGCCTCTGA
- a CDS encoding NAD(P)/FAD-dependent oxidoreductase, which yields MTVPIAIIGTGIAGLSAAQALTEAGHTVQLFDKSRGSGGRMSSKRSDAGSLDLGAQYFTARDRRFVTEVQRWQSQGWVAEWAPQLYSYQGGQLNMSPDEQTRWVGAPRMSAITRGLLDGLNVQFACRITEVFRGEQHWHLQDAEGFTHGPFSHVVIATPAPQATALLAAAPKLAAAAAGVKMDPTWAVALAFETPLDTPIEGCFVQDSPLDWLARNRSKPGRDTTLDTWVLHATSAWSRQHIDLSKEAVIEHLHGAFAELLHSAMPAPTFSLAHRWLYARPATGHEWGTLADADLGLYACGDWCLSGRVEGAWLSGQEAARRLHEHLQ from the coding sequence ATGACTGTACCTATCGCAATCATCGGCACCGGCATCGCCGGACTCTCCGCCGCCCAGGCTCTGACAGAGGCCGGGCACACCGTGCAACTCTTCGACAAAAGCCGCGGCAGCGGCGGGCGCATGTCGAGCAAACGCAGCGACGCCGGCTCGCTGGACCTCGGCGCGCAATACTTCACCGCCCGCGACCGCCGCTTCGTCACTGAAGTACAACGCTGGCAAAGCCAGGGCTGGGTCGCCGAATGGGCGCCACAGCTCTATTCGTATCAGGGCGGGCAACTGAACATGTCCCCGGACGAGCAGACCCGCTGGGTCGGCGCACCTCGCATGAGCGCCATCACCCGTGGCCTGCTCGACGGCCTGAACGTGCAGTTCGCCTGCCGCATCACCGAAGTGTTTCGTGGCGAACAACACTGGCATTTACAAGACGCCGAGGGCTTTACCCACGGCCCGTTCAGCCACGTCGTCATCGCCACACCAGCGCCGCAAGCCACCGCCCTGCTCGCCGCCGCACCGAAACTCGCCGCGGCCGCCGCCGGGGTCAAAATGGACCCGACCTGGGCCGTCGCCCTCGCCTTCGAAACCCCATTGGACACCCCGATCGAAGGCTGCTTCGTGCAGGACAGCCCACTCGACTGGCTGGCCCGCAACCGCAGCAAACCCGGACGCGACACCACCCTCGACACCTGGGTCCTGCACGCCACCAGCGCCTGGAGCCGGCAACACATCGACCTGTCCAAGGAAGCGGTGATCGAACATCTGCATGGCGCCTTCGCCGAACTCCTGCACAGCGCCATGCCCGCCCCCACCTTCAGCCTCGCCCACCGCTGGCTCTACGCCCGCCCGGCCACCGGCCACGAATGGGGCACCCTCGCCGACGCCGACCTCGGCCTCTACGCCTGCGGCGACTGGTGCCTCTCCGGCCGCGTCGAAGGCGCCTGGCTCAGCGGCCAGGAAGCCGCCCGCCGCCTGCACGAGCACTTGCAATGA
- a CDS encoding TIGR02450 family Trp-rich protein, producing the protein MNRLNPSKLLLSKWTAAQPQHREKHFLVTELFRDEEGTVLEIEMQAVLTKRSERMEWRALKNAEQWIQGWK; encoded by the coding sequence ATGAACCGCCTCAACCCGAGCAAACTGCTGCTGTCGAAATGGACAGCAGCCCAGCCACAACACCGCGAAAAGCACTTCCTCGTCACCGAACTGTTTCGCGACGAAGAAGGCACCGTACTGGAAATCGAAATGCAGGCCGTGCTGACCAAACGCAGTGAGCGGATGGAATGGCGAGCGCTGAAGAATGCCGAGCAGTGGATTCAGGGCTGGAAATAA
- a CDS encoding YbgA family protein: MSATPTSKPKIAISACLLGAEVRYNGGHKESRLCSRTLTEYFDFTPLCPEVAIGMGIPREPIRLVGDPEQPQAVGTVNPAINVTAPLAEYGKQMAAELNDLCGYIFMQQSPSCGLERVKVYHANGAPVNGGGRGIYAQAFCAEHPDLPVEEAGRLNDPVLRENFITRVLAYSAWQQVLAQGLSRRVLTEFHSRYKYLLMAHNPLQYKALGKLLGSMADSDPAELGPRYFSELMAALKKCATRGTHCNVLLHISGYLKQSLSAEDKKEMQHVIGQYRQGIVPLVVPLTLLKHHFRLHPDPYIAQQVYLQPHPENLSLRNAI, from the coding sequence ATGTCCGCTACCCCCACGTCCAAGCCAAAAATCGCCATCAGCGCCTGCCTGCTCGGCGCCGAAGTGCGCTACAACGGCGGACACAAGGAATCGCGCCTGTGCAGCCGCACCCTCACCGAATACTTCGACTTCACCCCGCTGTGCCCCGAAGTCGCCATCGGCATGGGCATTCCCCGCGAACCGATCCGCCTGGTCGGCGACCCCGAACAGCCACAAGCCGTCGGCACCGTAAACCCGGCGATCAACGTCACCGCCCCACTGGCTGAATATGGCAAACAGATGGCCGCCGAACTCAACGACCTCTGCGGCTACATCTTCATGCAGCAATCACCGTCCTGCGGCCTCGAGCGAGTCAAGGTCTACCACGCCAACGGCGCCCCGGTGAACGGCGGCGGTCGCGGCATTTACGCCCAGGCCTTCTGCGCCGAGCACCCTGACCTGCCTGTGGAAGAAGCCGGACGCCTGAACGACCCGGTGCTGCGCGAAAACTTCATCACCCGGGTACTCGCCTACAGCGCCTGGCAACAAGTGCTTGCACAAGGCCTGAGCCGTCGTGTCCTGACCGAATTCCACTCGCGCTACAAATACCTGCTGATGGCGCACAACCCGCTGCAATACAAAGCCCTCGGCAAACTGCTGGGCAGCATGGCCGACAGCGATCCGGCCGAACTCGGCCCGCGCTACTTCAGCGAGCTGATGGCCGCCCTGAAGAAATGCGCGACCCGTGGCACCCACTGCAACGTCTTGCTGCACATCAGCGGTTATTTGAAACAATCGCTGAGCGCCGAAGACAAAAAAGAAATGCAGCACGTCATTGGCCAGTACCGCCAGGGCATTGTGCCGCTGGTGGTGCCGCTGACCCTGCTCAAGCATCACTTTCGTCTCCATCCGGATCCGTACATTGCGCAACAGGTTTACCTGCAACCGCACCCGGAAAACCTCAGTCTGCGAAACGCTATCTAA
- a CDS encoding MerR family transcriptional regulator, whose translation MNEKTDSSAQEDLGADFKKALDEGWLPIREVARQTGVNAITLRAWERRYGLVVPQRTPKGHRLYSAEHVQRILAILTWLNRGVAVSQVKPLLDTPQAYSETVENDWQQLHQTLMTAVTQLNERLLDDSINQAMALYPPRTLCEQLLLPLLTELEQRWQGQFGAQMERVFFYSWLRSKFGTRIYHNNRQFHGAPLLLINHSDLPLEPHLWLCAWLISSADCPVQVFDWPLPAAELALAVEHLQARGVLLYSSKAMNLAQLPKLLNGIDCPKMIVGPTVCIHHAELSVKTSDMTDVLLAEDVLLAHQALVQRGLI comes from the coding sequence ATGAACGAAAAAACCGACAGCAGCGCCCAGGAAGATCTCGGCGCCGACTTCAAAAAGGCCCTGGACGAGGGCTGGCTGCCAATCCGTGAAGTGGCGCGGCAGACCGGCGTCAACGCCATCACCTTGCGCGCCTGGGAGCGCCGCTACGGGCTGGTCGTGCCGCAGCGCACGCCCAAGGGCCATCGCCTGTATTCGGCTGAACATGTGCAGCGCATTCTGGCAATTCTCACCTGGCTCAACCGCGGCGTCGCGGTCAGTCAGGTCAAGCCGTTGCTCGACACGCCACAGGCGTACAGCGAAACGGTAGAGAACGATTGGCAGCAACTGCACCAGACGCTGATGACGGCCGTCACCCAACTCAACGAGCGCTTGCTCGACGACAGCATCAATCAGGCCATGGCGTTGTACCCGCCGCGCACCCTGTGCGAGCAACTGCTGCTGCCCCTGCTGACAGAACTGGAGCAGCGCTGGCAGGGCCAGTTCGGCGCACAGATGGAACGGGTGTTCTTTTATTCCTGGCTGCGCAGCAAATTCGGCACGCGCATCTACCATAACAACCGCCAGTTCCACGGCGCGCCGCTGTTGTTGATCAACCATTCCGACCTGCCACTGGAACCGCATCTGTGGCTATGCGCCTGGCTGATCAGCAGTGCCGATTGTCCGGTGCAAGTGTTCGACTGGCCGCTGCCCGCCGCCGAACTGGCACTGGCGGTGGAACACCTGCAGGCCCGTGGCGTACTGCTGTATTCCAGCAAAGCCATGAACCTTGCGCAGTTGCCGAAGCTGCTCAATGGCATCGACTGCCCGAAAATGATCGTCGGACCAACGGTATGCATCCACCACGCCGAGTTGTCCGTAAAAACCTCCGACATGACTGATGTGCTCCTGGCAGAAGACGTGCTTCTGGCCCACCAGGCACTGGTTCAGCGTGGATTGATTTAA
- the phrB gene encoding deoxyribodipyrimidine photo-lyase: MQLIWLRCDLRLHDNTALAAAAARGPTVAVYLLSPQQWQEHDDAPCKVDFWLRNLTVLSQSLAALNIPLLIRTATHWDQAPAQLLKLCKELGIQAVHVNEEYGVHESRRDAAVRQTLKAAGIEFHSYLDQLLFKPGTVLTKTETYFQVFSQFRKVCYERLHRSLPSLVKAPGKQAALHVDSDPVPASIKGFATPSQTLRALWPAGEDEARRRLDSFTDAQIDYYQSERDFPAKPGTSQLSAYLAAGVISPRQCLHAALHSNQGEFESGKVGAVTWINELLWREFYKHILVGYPRVSRHRAFRPETEALAWRDAPAELAAWQEARTGLPIIDAAMRQLLETGWMHNRLRMVVAMFLTKNLLIDWREGERFFMRHLIDGDLAANNGGWQWSSSTGTDSAPYFRIFNPLSQSEKFDSEGLFIKHWLPELAGLNKKDVHNPAKLGGLFGVADYPAPIVNLSTSRERALAAFKNLPSRLPAGGHDE; the protein is encoded by the coding sequence ATGCAATTGATCTGGCTGCGCTGCGACTTGCGCCTACATGACAACACTGCCCTGGCCGCCGCCGCTGCGCGCGGGCCGACGGTGGCCGTGTACCTGCTGAGCCCACAGCAATGGCAGGAACATGACGATGCGCCGTGCAAGGTCGATTTCTGGTTGCGCAACCTCACCGTCCTGAGCCAAAGCCTCGCCGCGCTGAATATTCCTCTGCTGATTCGCACCGCGACGCATTGGGATCAGGCGCCAGCGCAACTGCTGAAACTGTGCAAGGAGCTCGGAATTCAGGCAGTCCACGTCAACGAGGAATACGGTGTCCATGAAAGTCGCCGCGATGCCGCCGTCCGCCAAACCCTGAAAGCCGCAGGCATCGAATTCCATAGCTACCTCGATCAGTTGCTGTTCAAACCCGGCACCGTGCTGACCAAGACCGAGACGTACTTTCAGGTGTTCAGCCAGTTTCGCAAGGTCTGTTACGAACGCCTGCACCGCTCGTTGCCGTCGCTGGTCAAGGCACCCGGCAAACAAGCCGCGCTGCACGTCGACAGTGATCCGGTTCCCGCATCGATCAAGGGGTTCGCCACCCCGAGCCAAACCCTGCGAGCGCTGTGGCCGGCCGGTGAAGACGAAGCCCGCCGGCGTCTCGACAGCTTCACCGACGCGCAAATCGACTATTACCAGAGCGAGCGTGACTTCCCGGCGAAACCCGGCACCAGCCAGCTCTCAGCTTATCTGGCGGCCGGGGTGATCTCCCCGCGTCAGTGCCTGCATGCGGCTCTGCACAGCAATCAGGGCGAATTCGAAAGCGGCAAGGTCGGTGCGGTCACCTGGATCAATGAGCTGCTCTGGCGCGAATTCTACAAACACATTCTGGTTGGTTATCCGCGGGTCTCGCGCCACCGCGCGTTTCGCCCGGAAACCGAAGCACTGGCCTGGCGTGATGCGCCGGCCGAACTGGCCGCCTGGCAAGAGGCGCGCACCGGCCTGCCGATCATCGACGCGGCGATGCGCCAATTGCTTGAAACCGGCTGGATGCACAATCGTCTGCGCATGGTCGTGGCGATGTTCCTGACCAAGAACCTGCTGATCGACTGGCGCGAAGGCGAGCGCTTTTTCATGCGTCATCTGATCGATGGCGATCTGGCGGCGAACAACGGTGGCTGGCAGTGGAGCTCCTCAACCGGCACCGACTCGGCACCGTACTTCCGGATTTTCAATCCGCTGAGCCAGTCGGAGAAATTCGACAGCGAAGGCCTGTTCATCAAGCACTGGCTGCCAGAGCTGGCCGGTCTGAACAAAAAAGACGTGCACAACCCGGCCAAACTCGGCGGCTTGTTCGGCGTGGCGGATTACCCGGCGCCGATCGTCAATCTGAGCACCTCGCGCGAGCGTGCCCTGGCCGCGTTCAAGAACCTGCCGTCGCGCCTGCCAGCCGGAGGCCATGATGAGTGA
- a CDS encoding nuclear transport factor 2 family protein, whose translation MSEFLYRFAGQFSTLNKDNLDRLGELYSHDIHFTDPLHEVQGLQQLRDYFNELYANVSELRFDFHGYDQIAEGEGYLRWVMSYRHPRLASGQVIRVSGCSHLLWHDKVYRHRDYFDAGALLYEHLPVLGRVIAWLKRRMG comes from the coding sequence ATGAGTGAGTTCCTGTACCGCTTCGCCGGGCAATTTTCCACCTTGAACAAAGACAACCTGGACCGCCTCGGCGAGCTGTACAGCCACGACATTCATTTCACCGACCCGCTGCACGAAGTGCAGGGTTTGCAGCAATTGCGCGATTACTTTAACGAGCTGTACGCCAACGTCAGCGAGCTGCGCTTCGATTTTCACGGTTACGACCAGATCGCTGAGGGCGAAGGCTACTTGCGTTGGGTCATGAGTTATCGCCACCCGCGTCTGGCGAGCGGGCAAGTGATTCGCGTCAGCGGCTGCTCGCATTTGCTGTGGCACGACAAGGTTTATCGCCATCGGGATTATTTCGATGCCGGGGCGCTGCTGTATGAGCATTTACCCGTATTGGGCCGGGTCATCGCCTGGCTAAAAAGGAGAATGGGATGA
- a CDS encoding SDR family NAD(P)-dependent oxidoreductase produces MSLTPPRRYWLTGASSGIGAALAEEILKTGAHLAVSSRQIAPLKVLSQRYPGQVLVVPGDLTNSQTVREIGEQITQDWGSLDSVILNAGTCEYVDAKQFDSSIIEHVVRTNLLASSYCIEAALPLLRKGTAPHLVGVASSVTYLPLPRAEAYGASKAGLRYLFESLRIDLADEGIEVTVVSPGFVETPLTAKNDFPMPLSWPVDKAARHIFAKLKDRPLEIAFPALFMAALWPLSKLPSRVQLAIGKRMVRKSPPLTDPT; encoded by the coding sequence ATGAGCCTTACACCTCCACGGCGTTATTGGCTGACCGGTGCCAGCAGTGGCATCGGCGCGGCACTGGCTGAGGAAATTCTGAAAACCGGTGCGCACCTGGCGGTCAGCTCGCGGCAGATCGCGCCGCTGAAAGTCTTGTCGCAACGCTATCCGGGACAAGTGCTGGTGGTGCCGGGCGACCTGACCAACAGCCAGACCGTGCGTGAAATCGGTGAGCAGATTACCCAAGACTGGGGCTCGCTGGATTCGGTGATCCTCAATGCCGGCACCTGTGAATATGTCGACGCGAAACAGTTCGACTCATCGATCATCGAGCATGTGGTGCGCACCAATCTGCTCGCCAGCAGCTACTGCATCGAAGCCGCCCTGCCGCTGCTGCGCAAAGGCACCGCGCCGCATCTGGTCGGTGTCGCCAGTTCAGTGACTTATCTGCCGCTGCCACGCGCCGAAGCCTATGGCGCGTCGAAGGCTGGCCTGCGTTATCTGTTCGAATCACTGCGCATTGATCTGGCCGACGAAGGCATCGAAGTCACCGTGGTCAGCCCCGGATTCGTCGAAACGCCGCTCACCGCGAAAAACGATTTCCCCATGCCGCTGAGCTGGCCTGTGGATAAGGCCGCGCGGCACATCTTCGCCAAGCTCAAGGACCGGCCGCTGGAGATAGCCTTCCCGGCGCTGTTCATGGCGGCCCTGTGGCCGCTGTCGAAGCTGCCGTCGCGTGTGCAACTGGCGATCGGCAAACGCATGGTGCGCAAATCTCCGCCATTGACGGACCCGACATGA
- a CDS encoding NAD(P)/FAD-dependent oxidoreductase, producing the protein MKIAIIGSGIAGLTCAYLLNRRHDITVFEASDWVGGHTHTVPVTVDGRDYAVDTGFIVFNDWTYPNFIRLLGQLGVAFKPTEMSFSVNDPDTGLEYNGNNLNSLFAQRSNLLSPGFWGMLRDILRFNKEAQRDLLELRIAADTTLDEYLKAGGYGERFILHYIVPMGSAIWSMSMAEMLNFPLQFFVRFFKNHGLLSVSDRPQWQVIEGGSSAYIAPLTASFKERIRTNCAVTRVDRDTHGVVTHSPAGIEHFDRVVFACHSDQALKLLATPSDAERAILGALPYADNEVVLHTDTRLLPTRKLAWASWNYRLSGAGHTHAAVTYDMNILQGIQSDTTFCVSLNQSAGISPDKVLARYTYAHPQFSLNAVAAQQRWGELDGAQHTHYCGAYWANGFHEDGVVSGLRVAAAFGETL; encoded by the coding sequence ATGAAAATCGCCATTATCGGCAGCGGCATCGCCGGGCTGACCTGCGCCTACCTGCTCAATCGCCGCCACGACATCACGGTGTTCGAGGCCAGCGACTGGGTTGGCGGCCACACGCATACCGTGCCGGTGACGGTCGACGGGCGTGACTATGCGGTGGACACCGGTTTCATCGTGTTCAACGACTGGACGTACCCGAACTTCATCCGCTTGCTCGGGCAACTTGGGGTGGCGTTCAAACCGACCGAGATGAGCTTCTCGGTGAACGATCCCGACACAGGTCTGGAATACAACGGCAACAATCTCAACAGCCTTTTCGCCCAGCGCAGCAATCTGTTGTCGCCGGGGTTCTGGGGCATGTTGCGGGACATTCTGCGCTTCAACAAAGAAGCCCAGCGCGACCTGCTCGAACTGCGCATCGCCGCCGATACCACGCTGGACGAATACCTCAAGGCCGGCGGCTACGGTGAGCGTTTCATCCTGCATTACATCGTGCCGATGGGTTCGGCGATCTGGTCGATGTCGATGGCGGAAATGCTCAACTTCCCGCTGCAGTTCTTTGTACGTTTTTTCAAGAATCATGGACTGCTGTCGGTCAGCGACCGTCCGCAATGGCAAGTCATCGAGGGTGGCTCGAGCGCTTACATCGCGCCGCTGACCGCTTCGTTCAAGGAACGGATTCGCACCAATTGTGCGGTGACTCGAGTCGATCGCGACACCCACGGTGTGGTCACCCACAGCCCGGCCGGCATCGAACACTTCGACCGCGTGGTGTTCGCCTGCCACAGCGATCAGGCGCTGAAACTGCTGGCGACGCCGAGCGACGCCGAACGGGCGATCCTCGGCGCCCTGCCCTACGCCGACAATGAAGTGGTGCTGCACACCGACACGCGCCTGCTGCCGACACGCAAACTGGCGTGGGCGAGCTGGAACTACCGGCTCAGCGGCGCCGGCCACACGCACGCCGCCGTCACCTACGACATGAACATTCTCCAGGGCATTCAAAGCGACACCACGTTTTGCGTGAGCCTCAATCAGAGCGCCGGCATCAGTCCGGACAAGGTGCTCGCCCGTTACACCTACGCGCACCCGCAATTCAGCCTCAACGCGGTGGCGGCACAGCAGCGCTGGGGCGAACTGGACGGCGCGCAGCACACGCATTATTGCGGCGCCTATTGGGCCAACGGTTTTCACGAGGACGGTGTGGTCAGCGGGTTGCGCGTGGCCGCCGCGTTCGGGGAAACCCTGTGA
- a CDS encoding DUF1365 domain-containing protein, which translates to MNSALYSGWIGHRRFSPRRHEFRYRIGLLYLDLSEQDAVLALSPLAGRSRFAPFSFRETDYLKAFTGQGMRLIDAVRQQVGAAIGHEPQGSICLLTQVRSWGLSFNPVSFFYCHEADGQLAAIVCEVTNTPWRERYHYVLPARAPQSLGDFHQHFAVAKAFHVSPFLPRDLEYRMSFSPAAQNLGVHMADWQGEQKLFDATLNLQRERLDRQNLHRYLRRFPWMTAKTALAIYWQALRLLLKRAPIFSHQTADGSFQTATVSPKEHRHEIL; encoded by the coding sequence GTGAACAGCGCCCTGTACAGCGGCTGGATCGGCCACCGGCGCTTCTCGCCGCGTCGCCATGAATTCCGCTACCGCATCGGCTTGCTGTATCTCGATCTGAGCGAGCAGGACGCAGTTCTCGCCCTGTCGCCGCTGGCCGGGCGCAGTCGCTTCGCGCCGTTTTCCTTCCGCGAGACCGACTACCTCAAGGCCTTCACCGGCCAGGGCATGCGCCTGATCGATGCGGTGCGCCAACAGGTCGGCGCGGCCATCGGGCATGAGCCGCAAGGTTCGATCTGCCTGCTGACCCAGGTGCGCAGTTGGGGCTTGTCGTTCAATCCGGTGAGTTTCTTTTATTGCCATGAGGCGGACGGGCAACTGGCGGCGATTGTCTGCGAAGTGACCAACACGCCGTGGCGCGAGCGCTATCACTATGTGCTGCCGGCGCGCGCACCGCAGAGCCTGGGCGATTTTCATCAGCACTTCGCCGTGGCCAAGGCTTTTCACGTGTCACCGTTTTTGCCGCGCGATCTCGAATACCGCATGAGCTTCAGCCCCGCCGCGCAAAACCTCGGCGTGCACATGGCCGACTGGCAGGGCGAACAGAAACTGTTCGACGCCACGCTCAACCTGCAACGCGAACGCCTTGACCGACAGAACCTGCATCGCTACCTGCGACGCTTTCCGTGGATGACTGCAAAAACCGCTTTGGCCATTTATTGGCAGGCGCTGCGCCTGTTGCTCAAGCGCGCGCCGATTTTCTCCCACCAGACTGCCGACGGCAGCTTTCAAACCGCCACTGTGTCTCCCAAGGAGCACCGCCATGAAATCCTCTAG